CGACCTGCCGGCACACCGCGGCGAGGAGGTCTCGGCAGCCGTCCTCGAAGGGCCCCGCTCGATCGCCTGGAAACAGGCCCGCATGAAACTCACCAGCGCCATGGCCGTCCTCGAGGAAGTCATCGCCGGGACGGCCCGCTCCTAGCCCCCTTTCCACCGGGCCCGAGTGCCGCAATTGAACAGAGCCAATCACGGTTGTCTTTCCGGGGAGTCTGCTGATTCTCTGCAGTGGTCGTTCCACCTCACGTATTCCTCGATGTCGTTCGGTTTCTCCTGGAGGCGGCAAGCACATGGCTGAAGAGCAGCTGTATCTGCGGTCCAAGGTCATCGTCGAGCCGCTCGTGGACAGGTTCTACGTCTGGCCGCACACCCTGGCTCCCATACAGGCCGCGATGAACCTGGCCTTCCTCCAGGTTCCGCTGCTGGAGTCATACCTGCAGTCCCCGAAGGTCCACGTCGCGGCCAGCCACAACCCCGAACTACGCGGCGGATACTTCATCAACATCCCCGAGGAGCGCGCCGGCGAGGTGCGCGACCTGCTCGCCACCATCAAGCGCGAGCGGGCGGAGATGCTCCGCTTCGCGGAGGCGATCGCCGAGGGGCAGGAACTGCTGCGGGCGAACGCCACCGGCTTCGATCTCACGCCGCTCTACCCCAAGCTGCCCCAGGAACTGGGCGGCCTGGTGGAACTGGCCTACGACACCGACAACCAGGCACAGATGCGGTTCCTGGAGCCGCTGGCCTACCGCAGCAGCATCTATCAGGAGTCGCGCCAGTCGGTGCAGTTGTCCTTCGAGACAGGCATCGAGCGCCCGTTCATCCTCAGCACCCCGCGGCTGCCGTCCCCGGACGTCCTGGAGCTGCCGATTCCGTTCCGGCACGCCGGCCTGGAGGAGTTGTTCAGGACCCGCGTGCACCCCACCACCCTGGGGCACCTGCGGGAGGCGCTGGAGCTGGACGAGGAGCAGACGAAGCAGCTGTCCGGGATGCTCAGCGAGCAGCCCGCCCTCTCCGCGGACCGCCACATCGACAGCGGTGGCCGGATCCGCTACTTCGGACACGCCTGTCTGGTCCTGCAGACCCCCGAAGCGGCGATCGTCACCGACCCGTTCATCAGCGCCGACAACACCGCCGGCGACCGCTACACCCTCGACGACCTGCCCGACTTCATCGACCTGGTGCTGATCACCCACGGCCACCAGGACCACATCGTCCTGGAGACGCTGCTCCAGCTGCGCGGCCGGGTCGGCGCGGTCGTCCTGCCGCGCTCCTCGCGCGGCAACCTGGCCGACCCGTCGATGGCGCTGATGCTGAAGTACCAGGGCTTCCCGGTCATCGAGGTCGACGACTTCGACGAGGTCGCCTTCCCGGGCGGCAAGGTCACGGCCACCCCCTTCCTCGGCGAGCACTGCGACCTCGACATCCGCGGCAAGTCCACATACTGGGCCGAGTTCGCCGGCAAGAAGGTCTTCGTCGGCGCGGACTCCTCGGGCATCGACCCGCTGCTGTACCGGTACGTGAAGGCGCACCTCGGCACCGCCGACATCGCCTTCCTCGGTATGGAGTGCGACGGCGCCCCGCTGACCTGGCTCTACCAGGCGCTGCTGACCAAGCCCGTGACCAAGAAGATGAGCAACTCCCGCAAGCTGTCGGGCTCCAACGCCGCGCAGGCCGCCGACATCATGGTCGAACTCGGGGCCAAGGAGGCGTACGTCTACGCCATGGGCGAGGAGTCCTGGCTGGGCCACGTCATGGCGACGACTTACAACGAGGACACGTACCAGATCAAGCAGATCGACGAGTTCATGACCTGGTGCAAGGACCGCGGCATCAAGGCAGGACACCTCTACGGCCAGCAGGAATGGCGCTGGTAGCCGATCGACAGCCCGGATCCCCAGTCCCTCAGGAGGTACGTCCATGACGGCGCACGACATCGCGCACGTCGAGCTGTACACCAAAGACGCACTGTCCTGCGTCGACTACTTCGTCGATGGCATGGACTTCACGCGCGTCGCGGATTGCGTGCAGGCCGACCGCAGCTCCATCCTGCTGCGCCAGGGTGAGACCGACCTCGTCGTCACATCGGGCCGGGGAACGTGGAAGTTCCTCGACCAGCACGGGGACGGCATCGCCGACATCGCCCTGGCCTGCGACGACGTGGACGCCACCTTCGCCGGGGCCGTCGCCGCCGGGTCGGAACCGCTCGGCCCGGCCTACGGCAGCCCGGTGGTGCGGGGCTTCGGCGATGTCACGCACACCCTGGTGGCCCATGATCCGGACGCCGCGGCGCGCGGCTGGCCCGCCGGGCGCCGCTGGGTCCCCGCGCCGCCGGCCCCGGCAGGACCCGCTGGACGGATCCGCCGGCTCGACCATGTCGCGGTGTGCGTCGAGGGCGGCAGTCTCACCGAGTACGCCGACTACTACGGTGCCGCGTTCGGTATGGAGCGCTACTCCTCGGAGTACGTCGCCGTCGGCGGGCAGGCGATGGACTCCGTGGTCGTCCGTAGCGGCACCGGACACGTCACGTTCACCCTCGTCGCGCCGGACCCCGGCAAGGACCCCGGACAGCTCGACGCCTTCCTGGAACGCAACAGCGGTCCCGGTGTCCAGCACCTGGCCTTCCTGGTCGGCGAGATCATCCCTGCGGTCGGCGAGTTCCGCGACCGCGGTGTGGAGTTCCTCAGCACCCCCGGCACGTACTACGACCTGTTGGGCGAGCGGTTCGCGGACATGCGGGAGGAGATCGCCGAGCTGCGCGCCGGGCAGATCCTGGCCGACCGCGACGAATGGGGTTACCTGCTGCAGCTGTTCAGCCGTTCTCCCTACGAACGCAACACGCTGTTCTATGAGTTGATCCAGCGTCAGGGTTCACGCGGGTTCGGCAGCGCAAACATCCGCGCGCTGTACGAGGCCGTGGAACGTGACCGGCTGGCCGCCGGGTGAACGCCGAGAGCGCCCCGGGCACCGTCCGGGGCCCGCACACGCTGGCCGAGTACGCCGAGCTGGCCCGAGCCGCGCTGAACCCCGAGACGTGGGACTTCATCGAGGGCGGTGCCGGACAGGAACGGACCCTGGCGGCCAACGGCGAGGCGTTCGACCGTGTACGGCTCCGGCCCCGCGTCCTGACCGGCGTGGGCCGGCCGGACCTCGGCGTGCGGATCCTGGGCCGCAACTGGGCGGCGCCGTTCGCCGTCGCGCCCATCGCCCATCACACGCTGGTCCACGAAGCGGGGGAGGCGGCCACGGCCCGGGCGACCGGACGGGCCGGCGTTCCCCTGGTCGTGAGCACCTTCGCCGGGCGCACCTTCGAGGAGATCGCCGAGGCCTCCTGCGCACCGCTGTGGCTCCAGGTGTACTGCTTCCGGGACCGTGCGGTGACCCGGGCGCTCGTGGAACGCGCCGAACGGGCGGGCTTCGAGGCGCTGGTGCTCACGGTGGACGCGCCCCGCCTCGGGCGGCGACTGCGCGACCTGCGCAACCGCTTCCGGCTCCCGCCCGGCGTCGGGCCCGCCAACCTCCCCGGCGAGAACGTCTCGTCCCCGGCCGACCACGCGCTGGCCGCCTTCGACGACAGCCTCGACTGGTCGGTCGTCGACTGGCTGCGCTCCGTCAGCTCCCTGCCCGTGCTGATCAAGGGCATCCTGACCGCCGACGACGCACGCCGGGCCCTGGCGGCGGGCGTCGACGGAATCGTCGTGTCGAACCACGGCGGCCGCCAACTGGACGGAGCGACCGCCACCCTGGAGGTCCTCCCCGAGATCGCCGCGGAGGTCGACCACGCCTGCCCGGTCCTCCTCGACGGCGGCGTCCGGCGGGGCCGGGACGTTCTGGCCGCGCTCGCGCTGGGTGCCGACGCGGTCCTGCTGGGGCGGCCCGTCCTGCACGGACTTGCGGTCCACGGGGAGTCGGGCGTGGGCCGCGTGCTGGACATCGTGGCCGAGGAGCTCACCGAGGCAATGACGCTCACCGGGACGGCCTCGGCCGCACAGGCGGGCCCTCACCTGGTGGGTGCCGCCGACCGGACCGAACCGCCGGTCCCGGTCACCCCGCGCCGCGCGGCGGGCGCCGGCCTGCTCAAGGCGGAACTGCACGGCAGCCTCCAGGACCCGGTGCTGGACACCATGAACTTCCTCAACGAGATCACGCACCGCTACCCCGACGCGATCTCCTTCGCGCCGGGCCGCCCCTACGACGGCTTCTTCCGCACCGAGGACATCTTCGGGTACCTGCGCCGCTACCTCGACCACCTGGAGGAGGGCGGCGCCTCACCCGAGCAGGTGCGGTCCGCGCTCTTCCAGTACGGCCCGACGAGCGGCCAGATCCGTGAGCTGATCGCCGACTCGCTGCGCAAGGACGAGGACATCACCGTGGGGCCGGAGTCCGTCGTGGTCACCGTCGGCTGCCAGGAGGCGATGTTCCTCGCGGTCCGCGCCCTCATCTCGGGCCCCCAGGACGCGCTGCTGGTCTCCAGCCCGTGCTACGTGGGCATCACCGGGGCCGCCAGGCTGCTGGACGTCGAGGTGACCGCGGTCGAGGAGGACGACGACGGGTTCGACCCGGCCCGCCTGCAAGCCGCTCTGCGTGCCGAACGGGCCCGCGGACGGCGTCCCCGTGCCTTCTACGTCATCCCCGACCACTCCAACCCTTCCGGCCGCACCATGCCGCTGAGCGCCCGCCACGAACTCCTCGAACTCGCGCGGCGCGAGGACCTGCTGATCCTGGAGGACACCCCGTACCGCATGGTCAGCCCGGGCCGGCAGTTGCCGACCCTCAAGGCCCTGGACCGGGACCGCAGGGTCGTGCACCTGGGCTCCTACTCCAAGACCCTGTTCCCCGGGGCGCGGGTCGGCTTCGCCGTGGCGGACCAGAGCGTCGTGGACGACGCGGGGCGCACCGGACTGCTCGCCGACGAACTCACCAAGATCAAGAGCATGGTGACCGTGAACACCTCCCCGGTGAGCCAGGCCGTCGCGGCGGGGATGCTGCTGTCCGCCGACGGACGCACCTCCGAACTCAACGCCCGGGCCGCCGCGTATTACGGAGACGCGATGCGCGTCACGCTCCAGGAGCTGGAGCGCAGTTTTCCACCGGGCGAGCGCGCCCGGCTCGGTGTGCGCTGGAACGAGCCGTCCGGCGGGTTCTTCCTCGCGGTCCAGGTGCCGTTCCGTGCGGACAATGCGGCGCTGACCCGCTCGGCGGAGGAATTCGGTGTCATCTGGACACCCATGTCGTACTTCTATCCGCAGGGCGGAGGGGATGACGAGATCCGGCTTTCCGTGAGCTATCTGACGCACCAGGAAATAGCCGACGGAATGGAGCGGCTGGCCCGCTTCGTGAAGACGCAGACGGCGTGACACGATTTCGCCGCACGTATTTACGCTTCGCTTTCCCACTGTCCGCCGAGCGCGTTCCAGCGTTCAGCGGACAGTGCGAACATCAGCATGTCGACGCGTTCCCGCGTGACCCGGGCGAACACGGCGCGCTGCCCCGAGCACACGAATCCGAGTCGCTCCAGCAGGCGCGCGGAACGCTCGTTGCGTACGTCGCACTCGGCCGCCGCCGTGTGCAACCCCCCGGCGAACAGGGCGCGCAGCACACCTGCGACCGCCTCGGTGGCGTACCCCTGTCCCTGCCGGTCACGGGCCAGGCTGAAGCCCAACTCCGCCTCCTGGCCCGACCGCCGGCGGTTCACGGCGACATCGCCCGCCACGCGGCCGTCGGCCTTCACCTCGATCGCGTACGGGAACCAGCCCGGCGCGTTCGGATCGCTCCGGGAGTAGGCGCGGAGCAGACGGTGCGCCGACTCCAGGGACAGCGGGAATTCCCAGTCCTGAAAACGGGCGACCTCCGGGTCGGATCGATAGGCGATGAAATCTTCTACATCGCTGTGAGTGAAACGCCGGAGCCGAAGGCGCGGGGTGTCCATCTGCATCCGGCAAGGATCCCATGGCGGCCTCCGATGCAAAAGTCCACACGGCGCGCTGCCAGTTGATGCCTTTACCCTCCCCGCGTCATAGTGGGCCGTTGCCACTGTTGCCCGATCGGTTTTCCGATGGGCTCTCCGGCCGACTCCGGGAAGGAAGAAAAGTGTTAGTACCGAAGTTTCTCGTGCGCAGCAAGACCCGTATGTGGGGGTGGACCTTCCGATGACCCGAGCCGCCAGTCTTCCGGGTGCAGCGCCCCTGGCACCGCCCGCCCTTGCGGGGAAGAACACGACCGGCACCGCCAGGATCGCGGGCGTCGGCACCGCGACCAGCGAACAGTCGTACTCGCAGGCCGAACTCCTCGACCTCTTCGCCATCACCGACCCCAAGGTCCGCTCCGTCTTCCTCAACAGCGCGATCGAGCGCCGCTTCCTGGCCGTGCCGCCCCGGGGCGCAGACGGCACACCGCAGGCCGAGGCGCAGGGCGAACTGCTCGCCAAGCACAAGCGGCTTGCCCTCGACATGGGCGCCAGGGCCGTCCGGGCGTGCCTGGCCGACTCCGGCCTGGACCTGGCGGACATCGACTACCTGTGCTGCGTCACCACGACCGGCTTTCTCACCCCGGGCCTGAGCGCCCACCTGATGCGCGCCATGGGTATCCGCTCCGGCACCAGCCGCGTCGACGTCGTCGGCATGGGCTGCAACGCCGGGCTCAACGCCCTGAACGCCACGGCCGGCTGGGCCGTGGCCAACCCCGGCAAGGTCGCCGTGATGGTGTGCACCGAAGCCTGCTCGGCCGCGTACGTCATCGACTCCACACTGCGCACCGCCGTCGTCAACAGCCTCTTCGGCGACGGGGCGGCCGCCATCGCCCTGGTCGCCGACCCGCCGGACGCCGCGTACGGCCCGCCGGTCGTGACGCCCGACCCCGGCAGCCCGCGCATCCTGGGATTCGCCAGCCACCTCATCAGCGAGGCGATCGACGCGATGC
This window of the Streptomyces sp. SAI-127 genome carries:
- a CDS encoding aminotransferase class I/II-fold pyridoxal phosphate-dependent enzyme translates to MNAESAPGTVRGPHTLAEYAELARAALNPETWDFIEGGAGQERTLAANGEAFDRVRLRPRVLTGVGRPDLGVRILGRNWAAPFAVAPIAHHTLVHEAGEAATARATGRAGVPLVVSTFAGRTFEEIAEASCAPLWLQVYCFRDRAVTRALVERAERAGFEALVLTVDAPRLGRRLRDLRNRFRLPPGVGPANLPGENVSSPADHALAAFDDSLDWSVVDWLRSVSSLPVLIKGILTADDARRALAAGVDGIVVSNHGGRQLDGATATLEVLPEIAAEVDHACPVLLDGGVRRGRDVLAALALGADAVLLGRPVLHGLAVHGESGVGRVLDIVAEELTEAMTLTGTASAAQAGPHLVGAADRTEPPVPVTPRRAAGAGLLKAELHGSLQDPVLDTMNFLNEITHRYPDAISFAPGRPYDGFFRTEDIFGYLRRYLDHLEEGGASPEQVRSALFQYGPTSGQIRELIADSLRKDEDITVGPESVVVTVGCQEAMFLAVRALISGPQDALLVSSPCYVGITGAARLLDVEVTAVEEDDDGFDPARLQAALRAERARGRRPRAFYVIPDHSNPSGRTMPLSARHELLELARREDLLILEDTPYRMVSPGRQLPTLKALDRDRRVVHLGSYSKTLFPGARVGFAVADQSVVDDAGRTGLLADELTKIKSMVTVNTSPVSQAVAAGMLLSADGRTSELNARAAAYYGDAMRVTLQELERSFPPGERARLGVRWNEPSGGFFLAVQVPFRADNAALTRSAEEFGVIWTPMSYFYPQGGGDDEIRLSVSYLTHQEIADGMERLARFVKTQTA
- the hppD gene encoding 4-hydroxyphenylpyruvate dioxygenase is translated as MTAHDIAHVELYTKDALSCVDYFVDGMDFTRVADCVQADRSSILLRQGETDLVVTSGRGTWKFLDQHGDGIADIALACDDVDATFAGAVAAGSEPLGPAYGSPVVRGFGDVTHTLVAHDPDAAARGWPAGRRWVPAPPAPAGPAGRIRRLDHVAVCVEGGSLTEYADYYGAAFGMERYSSEYVAVGGQAMDSVVVRSGTGHVTFTLVAPDPGKDPGQLDAFLERNSGPGVQHLAFLVGEIIPAVGEFRDRGVEFLSTPGTYYDLLGERFADMREEIAELRAGQILADRDEWGYLLQLFSRSPYERNTLFYELIQRQGSRGFGSANIRALYEAVERDRLAAG
- the dpgA gene encoding 3,5-dihydroxyphenylacetyl-CoA synthase DpgA, with product MTRAASLPGAAPLAPPALAGKNTTGTARIAGVGTATSEQSYSQAELLDLFAITDPKVRSVFLNSAIERRFLAVPPRGADGTPQAEAQGELLAKHKRLALDMGARAVRACLADSGLDLADIDYLCCVTTTGFLTPGLSAHLMRAMGIRSGTSRVDVVGMGCNAGLNALNATAGWAVANPGKVAVMVCTEACSAAYVIDSTLRTAVVNSLFGDGAAAIALVADPPDAAYGPPVVTPDPGSPRILGFASHLISEAIDAMRYDWDDGQGKFSFYLDPNVPYVVGANAEQVVDRLLGAAGLRRSDVRHWLVHSGGKKVIDAVRINLGLTRHDVRHTTGVLRDYGNLSSSSFLFSYERLLTERAARPGDHGVLMTMGPGSTIETALVQW
- a CDS encoding GNAT family N-acetyltransferase; this translates as MQMDTPRLRLRRFTHSDVEDFIAYRSDPEVARFQDWEFPLSLESAHRLLRAYSRSDPNAPGWFPYAIEVKADGRVAGDVAVNRRRSGQEAELGFSLARDRQGQGYATEAVAGVLRALFAGGLHTAAAECDVRNERSARLLERLGFVCSGQRAVFARVTRERVDMLMFALSAERWNALGGQWESEA
- a CDS encoding MBL fold metallo-hydrolase, which encodes MAEEQLYLRSKVIVEPLVDRFYVWPHTLAPIQAAMNLAFLQVPLLESYLQSPKVHVAASHNPELRGGYFINIPEERAGEVRDLLATIKRERAEMLRFAEAIAEGQELLRANATGFDLTPLYPKLPQELGGLVELAYDTDNQAQMRFLEPLAYRSSIYQESRQSVQLSFETGIERPFILSTPRLPSPDVLELPIPFRHAGLEELFRTRVHPTTLGHLREALELDEEQTKQLSGMLSEQPALSADRHIDSGGRIRYFGHACLVLQTPEAAIVTDPFISADNTAGDRYTLDDLPDFIDLVLITHGHQDHIVLETLLQLRGRVGAVVLPRSSRGNLADPSMALMLKYQGFPVIEVDDFDEVAFPGGKVTATPFLGEHCDLDIRGKSTYWAEFAGKKVFVGADSSGIDPLLYRYVKAHLGTADIAFLGMECDGAPLTWLYQALLTKPVTKKMSNSRKLSGSNAAQAADIMVELGAKEAYVYAMGEESWLGHVMATTYNEDTYQIKQIDEFMTWCKDRGIKAGHLYGQQEWRW